A single genomic interval of Nocardioides palaemonis harbors:
- a CDS encoding DUF1295 domain-containing protein, whose product MLTQAVVAILAAAVVMGSTAAVSKRRDRVADVDVAWGLSFVAIAVALALVWPDAHSWLLALLVTVWGGRLAIHIARRSRGHGEDPRYEAMLGGPGWHAGAAKVLLRVFGTQALVAWIISFPLVVGAAYDVRWWPVVWVGVVVWAVGLYFEVVGDAQLEAYKAKPRESRPKILDTGLWGWTRHPNYFGDACVWWGLWIAGALSLGWVPGLATVFAPAAMTFFIRNVTGAKLLEK is encoded by the coding sequence GTGCTGACCCAGGCGGTCGTCGCGATCCTCGCCGCCGCCGTCGTCATGGGGTCGACGGCGGCGGTGAGCAAGCGGCGCGACCGCGTCGCCGACGTCGACGTGGCGTGGGGGCTGTCCTTCGTCGCGATCGCCGTCGCCCTCGCGCTGGTGTGGCCCGACGCCCACTCCTGGCTGCTCGCGCTCCTCGTCACCGTCTGGGGCGGTCGGCTCGCGATCCACATCGCCCGCCGCTCCCGCGGCCACGGCGAGGACCCGCGCTACGAGGCGATGCTCGGCGGGCCGGGCTGGCACGCCGGCGCCGCGAAGGTCCTGCTCCGCGTCTTCGGCACGCAGGCGCTCGTCGCGTGGATCATCTCCTTCCCGCTCGTCGTCGGCGCCGCCTACGACGTGCGCTGGTGGCCGGTCGTCTGGGTCGGTGTGGTCGTGTGGGCGGTCGGGCTCTACTTCGAGGTCGTCGGCGACGCCCAGCTCGAGGCCTACAAGGCCAAGCCGCGCGAGTCGCGCCCGAAGATCCTCGACACCGGCCTGTGGGGCTGGACCCGCCACCCCAACTACTTCGGCGACGCCTGCGTCTGGTGGGGTCTCTGGATCGCCGGCGCGCTGTCGCTGGGCTGGGTGCCCGGGCTCGCGACGGTCTTCGCGCCCGCGGCGATGACGTTCTTCATCCGCAACGTCACCGGCGCCAAGCTGCTCGAGAAGA